The following proteins are encoded in a genomic region of Musa acuminata AAA Group cultivar baxijiao chromosome BXJ2-11, Cavendish_Baxijiao_AAA, whole genome shotgun sequence:
- the LOC135626289 gene encoding protein PIN-LIKES 2-like — protein MDQGMATGSDNLLSAVVPLMKLLCLTVIGLILAHPRTQIVPRATFKLLSKLVFALFLPCLIFVHLGQSVTVDDVLLWWFVPINVLISTAIGCALGYIVAIVCHPPPQFFRFTIIMTGFGNTGNLPIAIVGSVCHSSDNPFGPDCRRAGIAYVSFAQWVSVILVYTFVYHMMEPPMEYYEIVSEENEIEKEEPISNASRPLLHEAEWPGMVDKETTHSKTPFIARVFMSISGSSQNTFPDIDFSEEGGSTAGPSSPKSLRCFAEPKVVQRIRVVAEQTPIRHILQPPTIASLLALIVGLVPVFKAFVFGYDAPLSFFTDSLEILAGAVVPSVMLILGGMLAEGPNDSALGIRTTIGIVVTRLLVLPLVGIGVVALADKMHLLIEGDQMYRFVLLLQYTTPSAILLGAIASLRNYAVREASALLFWQHICAVVSLSVYIVIYFKLLSYV, from the coding sequence ATGGATCAAGGAATGGCCACTGGAAGCGATAATTTGCTCTCGGCCGTGGTGCCCCTGATGAAGCTATTGTGCCTTACTGTCATTGGCCTCATCCTCGCGCACCCTCGAACCCAAATCGTTCCTAGGGCCACATTCAAACTTCTTAGCAAGCTTGTCTTCGCCCTCTTCCTTCCCTGCCTCATTTTTGTCCATCTCGGCCAGTCGGTCACCGTTGATGATGTCTTGCTTTGGTGGTTTGTGCCCATCAATGTGCTCATTAGCACCGCTATAGGCTGTGCTCTTGGATACATAGTCGCCATCGTTTGTCACCCCCCGCCTCAATTCTTCCGGTTCACCATTATCATGACCGGTTTTGGCAACACAGGCAATCTCCCAATTGCCATAGTTGGATCGGTCTGCCATAGCTCGGATAATCCGTTTGGCCCAGATTGCCGTCGAGCTGGGATTGCATATGTATCATTTGCCCAATGGGTCTCAGTTATTTTAGTTTACACATTTGTTTATCACATGATGGAACCGCCAATGGAGTACTATGAAATTGTTTCTGAAGAGAATGAGATTGAGAAAGAAGAACCTATCAGTAATGCCAGTAGACCGTTGCTCCATGAAGCTGAGTGGCCAGGAATGGTAGACAAAGAGACAACACATTCCAAGACACCATTCATAGCCAGAGTGTTTATGAGCATTTCTGGATCATCTCAAAACACTTTTCCGGATATTGATTTTTCTGAGGAGGGAGGTTCAACTGCTGGGCCTAGTAGTCCAAAGTCCCTTAGGTGCTTTGCAGAACCCAAAGTTGTACAAAGGATAAGAGTTGTCGCAGAACAGACTCCAATACGGCACATCCTTCAGCCTCCAACAATCGCTTCTTTATTGGCGCTTATAGTGGGATTGGTTCCAGTGTTTAAAGCTTTTGTTTTTGGCTATGATGCACCACTTTCGTTCTTCACAGATAGTCTGGAAATCTTAGCCGGAGCAGTGGTTCCCTCGGTAATGTTAATTCTTGGAGGAATGTTGGCAGAAGGTCCTAATGATTCAGCTCTTGGGATCAGAACTACAATTGGAATCGTTGTTACAAGGCTTTTGGTGCTTCCATTAGTGGGGATTGGAGTGGTTGCGTTGGCTGATAAGATGCATCTTTTGATTGAAGGAGACCAGATGTACCGCTTTGTTCTCTTATTGCAGTATACCACACCAAGTGCTATATTGTTGGGGGCCATTGCTAGCTTGAGGAATTATGCAGTGAGGGAAGCTTCAGCACTCCTGTTCTGGCAGCACATATGTGCTGTGGTATCTCTCTCAGTTTATATTGTTATTTACTTCAAGCTGCTCTCATATGTTTGA